A region of Cellulophaga sp. RHA19 DNA encodes the following proteins:
- the trhA gene encoding PAQR family membrane homeostasis protein TrhA — protein sequence MNEERLNTASHAIGVVLGVVGLFVLLYFNTNKTTFALFSLVVYGASIIVLYTASTLYHAATTKALKEKYRILDHSSIYVLIAGTYTPVALITLESGNGWLIFWVVWGIALLGIILKLFFTGRFEAISLLLYLAMGWLIVLDYSSLVASVSPFALNLLMLGGAFYTFGIVFYAIHKIPYNHFIWHLFVLAGSISHFFFILTLL from the coding sequence ATGAATGAAGAAAGATTAAACACTGCCTCCCACGCTATAGGAGTTGTTTTAGGTGTAGTAGGTTTATTTGTATTGCTCTATTTTAATACTAATAAAACAACATTTGCATTATTTAGTTTAGTAGTTTATGGAGCTTCTATAATAGTGCTTTACACAGCATCTACGTTGTATCATGCAGCAACAACCAAAGCTTTAAAAGAAAAATATAGAATATTAGACCATAGTAGTATTTATGTGCTAATAGCTGGCACATATACACCTGTGGCGTTAATAACATTAGAAAGTGGTAATGGTTGGCTTATTTTTTGGGTTGTATGGGGTATTGCGCTTTTAGGTATTATTTTAAAGCTTTTTTTTACTGGTAGGTTTGAGGCTATTTCTCTATTGCTTTACTTAGCAATGGGGTGGTTAATTGTTTTAGACTACAGTAGCTTGGTAGCAAGCGTAAGTCCGTTTGCATTAAATTTATTAATGTTAGGAGGAGCGTTTTATACTTTTGGTATTGTATTTTATGCTATACATAAAATACCTTACAATCATTTTATTTGGCACTTGTTTGTGTTAGCAGGTAGTATTTCTCATTTTTTCTTTATTCTAACACTTTTATAA
- a CDS encoding DUF4268 domain-containing protein, whose protein sequence is MFSREESKKLREEFWISFGKSFPRKWTLYNTDIKNLSFKFYFDKKNAMVTLDLEHNDLEKQIDTWEKLASLKSILTSDFLPGAIFKDSYILDNKKEISRIYVIKENVSIHNKNTWQETMVFLNENMQKFEAFFEDYSDIIKS, encoded by the coding sequence ATGTTTAGTAGAGAAGAATCTAAAAAATTGCGTGAAGAATTCTGGATTTCTTTTGGAAAATCGTTTCCAAGAAAATGGACTTTGTATAACACTGATATTAAAAATTTATCTTTTAAGTTCTATTTTGATAAGAAAAACGCAATGGTTACTTTAGATTTAGAACATAACGATTTAGAGAAACAAATAGATACTTGGGAAAAACTAGCCTCTTTAAAGTCTATTTTAACTTCAGATTTTTTACCCGGTGCCATTTTTAAAGATTCTTATATCTTAGATAATAAAAAAGAGATTTCTAGAATTTATGTAATTAAAGAAAATGTTAGCATACACAACAAAAACACATGGCAAGAAACTATGGTTTTTTTAAATGAAAATATGCAAAAGTTTGAAGCTTTTTTTGAAGATTATAGTGATATTATTAAATCTTAA
- a CDS encoding ZIP family metal transporter has product MIYILPILGVLLSFIFVYVTKPKNKEIFKLLLAFSGAFLLAITVFELFPEVYKHGHPKQVGVFIMLGILLQIFLEFFSKGAEHGHVHLNIDKVNLPWMLFISLSIHSLLEGMPLGHHHNHNFVYGILVHKIPIAIILSIFLLNSKIKLAQAILFITLFAFMTPLGSLLSNNLTILKTYQIQITALVIGVLLHISTVILFESSEGHKFNLRKLLVIIFGIAIAYFI; this is encoded by the coding sequence ATGATTTATATTTTACCTATTCTTGGGGTATTACTTAGTTTTATTTTTGTTTACGTTACCAAACCAAAAAATAAAGAAATTTTTAAATTACTACTAGCTTTTAGTGGCGCTTTTTTATTGGCTATAACTGTTTTTGAACTTTTTCCAGAGGTATACAAGCACGGACACCCAAAACAAGTTGGTGTTTTTATTATGTTAGGTATACTGCTACAAATATTTTTAGAGTTTTTTTCTAAAGGAGCAGAACACGGTCATGTACACCTAAATATTGATAAAGTTAATTTGCCTTGGATGCTTTTTATAAGTTTATCTATACATTCCTTATTAGAAGGTATGCCATTAGGACACCACCACAATCATAATTTTGTGTATGGCATACTTGTACATAAAATTCCTATTGCTATAATTTTAAGTATTTTTTTACTTAATTCTAAAATTAAATTAGCACAAGCAATATTGTTTATTACCCTATTTGCTTTTATGACTCCTTTAGGTAGTTTATTAAGTAATAATTTAACTATACTAAAAACATACCAGATACAAATAACAGCTTTGGTTATTGGGGTATTACTACATATTTCTACTGTTATTTTGTTTGAAAGTTCCGAAGGTCACAAATTTAATTTAAGAAAGTTATTAGTTATTATTTTTGGTATAGCCATTGCTTATTTTATTTAA
- a CDS encoding T9SS type B sorting domain-containing protein, protein MQPSKRKLALCAMLLVFGFIVCTSAIANPKVYDFITDVITFDDALFKALTLEEKKETPAKEKTNFSKFTTKTEAKANTLAAPVMFATIINGANEESTCPDDGSTLAKFFLCGTGDDRTVSLSSSGGSYVWQKLGSGCSFVGADDCPTYNSACSGDWVTVGNDPTYLLDASDAGVEGEYRVRIGSGVYYHFRVTSNPLDPQITSKNIICGNSGNIEVTNVPAGYEYSLNSSTGPFQDSPSFDITAPGDYQVFAQLKDAPATSCIFPSEVITITEETMTVDVTKTDIVCSGEKGNVGVSVSGATGFYSYRLLKGGVTLDTFGPSANTNHTFNNLGPGTYSVQVETNDCDVTVTEIAGDPITIGNGLDPIEATAFATDSFGCGATSVDVTLDVSGGTSPFRYSLDAGTTYSSTFASSVVFTVSSAGTYNILVEDVNGCTKEAAVEVQNIPPPVFNVTADDANCGGANNGRLTVNVTNSNGYALEYSNDNGVTFQNSNVFSSLAPGSYDVVVRYEQDTFVCTTAPVTQTIGTPSSIISSTSTTAEPSCGNENGGEITFAPATGGTGPYEYSIGSGFVLGNTVFPGLSQGSTYTPQVRDSNGCVETLPDVTFAALNKPTDIDFTVSSIDCATGTATVTLAVTDGGTITDYEIIAPSPVSNGTNNIFTGLGIGSYTFRVTDAGGCSYTESFAITDISSIKVTAQLQDNVTCVGDSDGRGRFVVDGFSSSYSYQIDANPVVSGETDNLINVSSLAAGSYTITVTDDETSCVETATLTINEPTAALAMAPTLTPMSCDNNNRGSIRANASGGWGGYSYTLERPGTLSDIGPRSNPNFTGLSYPGAYVLTVEDSEGCSTSFNFTLTPLSSPSLVIDTSASDFCFDSTDAATINVTASGGDGNYEYRVNGGAWFAGSATENIPAPGPGSYQIQVRDGNGCTDTVGRNIRPQTTTTVAIQKELTCSLVPGDGDAEIRVNVSNGNTPYQTYEVSYNGGTYSATVPFTGASFVYTTALEGTYQFRITDNEACTVETNVITLNPTEPIAATANVTDPTCGDDSTGSVELIADTTVGVPPYQYSADNTTFTNQPVFSNLSPGNYTYYVRDSRGCNIAVPFTVGPAAPAVDATVDFTPPTCGVAPADGEINVTAVSNGTAPFTYTLLDTAGNVLATVGPTAATTANFPGLAEGDYVVETTDASTCEDRDVINLRQNSLTITPVPTLGPDCSTAFTFLVDIAGGTAPYLIGLVGETLVSPNVDADTHDFTGQVEYGITYFVEVVDDNGCRYIQQIDPLPTLDPLTVDASSSAASCSVPDDADIDYVIDGLPNGSDIIISLTNTDTGAVISGPITETNVTFPHSGTFTGLPIGNYQVIVTEDTGTANYCNASALVSITNDNPTPVVERNTNANCLNPNGQLVLRGVGGSPVYTFGVVPTGDPAPALTTNNVYDLPPGTYDVYIQDSKGCTSLLTGVVVDMDPALADPTVDVTNQCVAVANYTIDVTSPLTTPGGPETTFQYDIGNGFQDSPNFTVPNAGSYTVTVRDGNGCTSSTIVEVFDFFSISASASSQPSCNNADGIVTVETTGGSGRFRYELNDGTTTVTHEPTDTDPEVFTGLAPGSYSITVTDLDSNTAPLCSDITTVEIITVNTPIISNTVVENVSCNGADDGSITVELDPASATDAPFTYNIYVGASTTPLQSIEDPTFENLAPGTYQVEVVSDRGCAVRSLDIVVDEPTVLQVAVDAPDFTCNPSANSFSTTTITIYTDDNGDGTGTPTGNGSYSYSLNDGTPFYDGTNFQSSNTFEIIDRGVDQTIDVIVRDDKGCETIETITILTPTDLTFNFNLLSGITCDATGAGSAPGQLEIIIDQGPGNYEVQVLPLGSQPAQLSGGTDRVVWDVTVPGDYIFAVRDIDSGTCLFVTPTTTVPDFNIIDAVISEVKPVSCFGASDGEIGIVVNNYSGAYNYEVFLVDNTGAEVTTGVTGSFDTTAPITTPEIITGLPAGNLIVRVEALQTPFCDTSSNTAPVRSPDRALTTMAEQTAYVTCEVPGLGEITATADGGWGTYEYQLEKETATAGTYTVEVAYGTSPIFSDLSEGNYRVSTRDDGGCIVFDDITLSLPVAINSDIEIVQPLLCPGANDGVIRAFNVTGGEDLDGDGEEYLFQLNRLDSSGTITNTSGLQESATFPNLPAGFYTITVFDGWNCSFTTPQISIIDPEPVEAELVEITPPGCGDLGRIGLSVTNPVAGMEYFYRRSGTTDAFVSFGGPDVISVVITIPDIDVDPGPFQYDVQNGNGCPEQQSNEVGLDKALPLVVALDLVDAQIKCQGEATAIVRSEAFGGIGNYRYTLVNNNLGGVPTVPTAADIVSPEQESGVFRNLSPGTYYVYATSGGCSAISDIIEIEPKTPLEVLVAESNPVSCTGDFDGSIRIEAIGGTGEIKFSISDTLSEFFVGDENPNTITFEDLAPGTYSVLIQDSVGCSILREIIVEEPEVLVVADVDTTPELCINASDGTATLSIDGGTPFVDPVTGVEYYETSVNSSDPADFVRNDNLFFDNLAGGETYVVFIRDANFCDTNAIINIDYGVDLSATPIIEYGCSGIFPFSTVTIDMADSSVMSDLMFSLDVDDIALATTQNVFGDLAPDTTHTVYIYHSNGCSTSVDFTLDAYDPLTLSAIKTGPNEITALAQGGYGGYTYFFQGISQGDNTIYQLNEDETVTVRVEDAQGCVVEVKLEFEFTGKIEIPNFFTPNGDNENDRWAPKNREFFPDIEIIIYDRYGRVVARLDDVTSWDGTYEGNEVPTGDYWYVVNANDKEKQRYVGHFTLYR, encoded by the coding sequence ATGCAACCAAGTAAAAGAAAACTTGCGTTATGTGCTATGCTATTAGTTTTTGGCTTTATAGTATGTACTAGCGCTATTGCTAACCCTAAAGTTTACGACTTTATAACAGACGTAATAACTTTTGATGATGCTTTATTTAAAGCACTAACATTGGAGGAGAAAAAAGAAACTCCTGCCAAAGAAAAAACAAACTTTTCCAAGTTTACTACTAAAACAGAGGCAAAAGCCAATACGCTGGCAGCACCTGTAATGTTTGCAACTATTATTAATGGAGCAAATGAAGAGAGTACTTGTCCTGATGATGGTAGTACACTTGCAAAATTCTTTTTATGTGGTACTGGGGATGATAGAACTGTGTCATTAAGTTCGTCAGGGGGATCATATGTATGGCAAAAATTAGGTTCAGGTTGTTCTTTTGTAGGAGCAGATGATTGCCCTACTTACAACAGTGCTTGTAGTGGAGATTGGGTTACAGTAGGTAATGACCCAACTTATTTATTAGATGCTAGTGATGCAGGGGTAGAAGGGGAGTATAGAGTACGTATAGGCTCTGGAGTTTACTATCATTTTAGAGTAACATCTAACCCATTAGATCCTCAAATAACATCAAAAAATATTATTTGTGGTAACTCAGGTAATATAGAAGTTACTAATGTACCTGCTGGGTATGAGTATAGTTTAAATTCTTCAACAGGACCTTTTCAAGATAGTCCTTCTTTTGATATTACAGCACCTGGAGATTACCAAGTGTTTGCACAGTTAAAAGATGCGCCAGCAACATCTTGTATTTTTCCATCAGAAGTAATTACTATTACAGAGGAAACAATGACAGTAGATGTAACCAAAACAGATATTGTTTGTAGTGGTGAAAAAGGGAACGTAGGAGTATCTGTTTCTGGAGCAACAGGTTTTTATAGCTATAGACTTTTAAAAGGTGGAGTAACATTAGATACCTTTGGTCCTAGTGCTAATACAAATCATACTTTTAATAATTTAGGTCCTGGTACATACTCTGTACAAGTAGAAACTAATGATTGTGATGTAACCGTAACAGAAATTGCAGGTGACCCAATAACAATAGGTAATGGTTTAGATCCTATAGAAGCTACAGCTTTTGCAACAGATAGTTTTGGTTGTGGAGCAACAAGTGTAGATGTAACTTTAGATGTATCTGGAGGAACGTCTCCTTTTCGTTATAGTTTAGATGCAGGTACAACTTATAGCTCTACTTTTGCTAGTTCGGTTGTATTTACAGTAAGTTCTGCTGGTACTTATAATATATTGGTAGAAGATGTAAATGGTTGTACAAAAGAAGCAGCCGTAGAAGTACAAAATATACCACCACCAGTATTTAATGTAACGGCAGATGATGCTAATTGTGGTGGAGCCAATAATGGTAGGTTAACGGTGAACGTTACAAATAGTAATGGTTATGCATTAGAGTATAGTAATGATAATGGTGTAACTTTTCAAAATAGTAATGTGTTTTCTAGTTTAGCACCAGGTTCTTATGATGTTGTTGTTAGGTACGAGCAAGATACTTTTGTGTGTACAACAGCACCTGTAACACAAACAATAGGCACGCCTTCATCTATAATTTCATCTACATCAACAACAGCAGAACCAAGTTGTGGAAATGAAAACGGAGGAGAAATTACGTTTGCACCAGCAACAGGTGGTACAGGACCTTATGAGTATAGTATTGGATCTGGCTTTGTATTGGGTAACACTGTTTTTCCAGGGTTATCACAAGGAAGTACATATACGCCACAAGTTAGAGATAGTAATGGTTGTGTAGAAACATTGCCAGATGTAACTTTTGCGGCATTAAATAAACCAACAGATATAGATTTTACTGTTTCTAGTATAGACTGTGCTACAGGTACAGCAACTGTAACTTTAGCTGTTACAGACGGAGGAACAATAACAGATTATGAGATTATAGCTCCAAGTCCAGTATCAAACGGTACAAACAATATATTTACAGGTTTAGGTATAGGTAGTTATACATTTAGAGTAACAGATGCAGGTGGCTGTTCTTACACAGAAAGTTTTGCTATTACAGATATCAGTTCTATTAAAGTTACTGCGCAATTACAAGATAATGTTACTTGTGTGGGAGATTCTGATGGGCGTGGACGTTTTGTTGTAGACGGTTTTTCATCTTCATACTCATATCAAATTGATGCTAATCCAGTTGTTTCTGGAGAGACAGATAATCTAATAAATGTATCTAGTTTAGCAGCTGGTAGCTACACAATTACTGTAACAGATGATGAGACCAGTTGTGTAGAAACTGCAACTTTAACAATAAATGAACCTACAGCAGCTTTGGCAATGGCTCCTACGCTAACTCCAATGAGTTGTGATAATAATAACAGAGGATCTATTAGAGCAAATGCATCTGGTGGATGGGGAGGTTATTCATATACATTAGAAAGACCCGGAACATTGTCAGATATAGGTCCAAGAAGTAACCCTAATTTTACAGGGTTAAGTTACCCTGGTGCCTATGTTTTAACTGTTGAAGATAGTGAAGGGTGTTCTACATCATTCAATTTTACGTTAACACCATTAAGTTCACCGTCATTAGTGATAGATACTAGTGCATCAGATTTTTGTTTTGATAGTACAGATGCTGCAACTATAAATGTAACAGCTTCAGGAGGAGACGGAAATTATGAATATCGTGTAAATGGAGGAGCTTGGTTTGCAGGTTCAGCTACCGAAAATATTCCTGCACCAGGTCCTGGTAGTTACCAAATACAAGTTCGTGATGGTAATGGCTGTACAGATACAGTAGGTAGAAACATTAGACCACAAACAACAACAACAGTTGCAATACAAAAAGAATTAACCTGTAGTTTAGTTCCGGGAGACGGAGATGCAGAAATAAGAGTAAATGTTTCTAACGGTAATACGCCTTACCAAACTTATGAAGTAAGTTATAATGGAGGAACTTACTCTGCAACAGTACCTTTTACAGGAGCTTCATTTGTGTATACTACTGCTTTAGAAGGAACATATCAATTTAGAATAACAGATAATGAGGCTTGTACAGTAGAAACAAATGTAATAACATTAAATCCTACAGAGCCAATTGCTGCTACTGCCAATGTTACTGATCCTACTTGTGGAGATGATAGTACAGGTAGTGTAGAATTAATAGCAGATACCACAGTTGGTGTACCTCCTTATCAATATAGTGCAGATAACACAACTTTTACAAATCAGCCTGTATTTAGTAATTTATCTCCAGGTAATTATACATATTATGTAAGAGATAGTAGAGGCTGTAATATAGCAGTTCCTTTTACAGTAGGTCCTGCAGCACCGGCAGTAGATGCAACAGTAGATTTTACACCTCCAACTTGTGGTGTAGCTCCAGCAGACGGAGAAATAAATGTTACAGCCGTATCTAATGGTACAGCGCCATTTACATACACATTATTAGACACAGCGGGTAATGTTTTAGCAACTGTTGGTCCTACAGCGGCAACAACAGCTAATTTCCCTGGTTTAGCAGAGGGAGATTATGTTGTAGAAACTACAGATGCTAGTACTTGTGAAGACAGAGACGTAATTAATTTAAGACAAAATAGTTTAACAATAACTCCAGTACCAACACTAGGGCCAGATTGCTCTACAGCTTTTACTTTTTTAGTAGATATTGCAGGTGGAACAGCGCCGTATTTAATAGGTTTGGTTGGTGAAACATTAGTGTCTCCAAATGTAGATGCAGATACGCACGATTTTACAGGGCAAGTTGAGTATGGAATAACATATTTTGTTGAGGTTGTAGATGATAATGGTTGTAGATATATACAACAGATAGATCCTTTACCAACACTAGACCCATTAACTGTAGACGCTTCATCTTCAGCAGCATCTTGTTCTGTGCCAGACGATGCAGATATAGATTATGTAATAGATGGTTTACCAAACGGATCTGATATTATCATTAGTTTAACAAATACAGATACAGGAGCAGTTATTAGTGGTCCTATAACAGAAACTAATGTTACATTTCCACATTCTGGAACTTTTACAGGCTTGCCTATAGGTAATTATCAAGTAATAGTAACAGAAGACACAGGTACAGCTAATTACTGTAATGCAAGTGCTTTGGTTTCTATAACAAATGATAATCCAACACCAGTTGTGGAGCGTAATACAAATGCAAACTGTTTAAATCCAAACGGACAGTTAGTGTTGCGTGGAGTTGGTGGGTCGCCAGTATATACTTTTGGAGTAGTGCCAACAGGAGATCCAGCACCAGCCTTAACAACAAATAATGTATACGATTTACCACCAGGAACATATGATGTTTATATACAAGATAGTAAAGGATGTACTTCTTTATTAACAGGTGTTGTAGTAGATATGGATCCAGCCTTGGCAGATCCAACAGTAGATGTAACTAACCAATGTGTTGCCGTAGCAAATTATACTATAGATGTTACTTCGCCTTTAACAACACCAGGTGGTCCAGAAACTACTTTTCAATATGATATTGGTAATGGTTTTCAAGATAGTCCTAACTTTACAGTGCCAAATGCAGGTTCATACACAGTAACTGTGCGTGATGGTAATGGTTGTACAAGTAGTACGATTGTAGAAGTTTTCGATTTCTTTTCAATCTCAGCAAGTGCTTCATCACAACCATCATGTAATAATGCAGATGGTATTGTAACAGTAGAAACCACTGGCGGTAGTGGTAGATTTAGGTATGAGTTAAATGACGGTACAACTACAGTAACTCACGAGCCTACAGATACAGATCCAGAAGTTTTTACAGGTTTAGCACCAGGTAGTTATAGTATTACTGTTACAGATTTGGACTCTAATACAGCTCCATTATGTTCTGATATTACTACGGTAGAAATTATTACAGTTAATACACCAATCATAAGTAATACTGTTGTAGAAAATGTGTCTTGTAATGGCGCAGATGATGGTAGTATAACAGTAGAGTTAGATCCTGCTTCTGCTACAGATGCACCATTTACATATAATATTTATGTAGGGGCAAGTACAACACCATTACAATCTATAGAAGATCCAACTTTTGAAAATTTAGCACCAGGTACTTATCAAGTTGAGGTAGTTTCGGATAGAGGTTGTGCAGTGAGGTCTTTAGATATTGTTGTAGATGAACCAACTGTTTTACAAGTAGCTGTAGATGCACCAGATTTTACTTGTAATCCTTCAGCAAATTCATTTAGTACAACAACCATTACTATTTATACAGATGATAATGGAGATGGTACAGGAACACCAACAGGTAATGGCTCATATAGCTATAGCTTAAATGATGGTACTCCTTTTTATGACGGTACTAATTTTCAGTCTTCAAACACTTTTGAAATTATTGATAGAGGTGTAGACCAAACTATTGATGTTATTGTAAGAGATGATAAAGGTTGTGAGACTATAGAAACTATTACAATATTAACGCCTACAGACCTAACATTTAATTTTAATTTGTTAAGTGGTATTACTTGTGATGCTACAGGTGCAGGTTCTGCTCCAGGACAGTTAGAAATAATAATAGATCAGGGTCCTGGTAATTATGAGGTGCAAGTTTTGCCCCTTGGTTCTCAACCAGCGCAATTATCTGGTGGTACAGATCGTGTAGTTTGGGATGTAACAGTTCCTGGAGATTATATTTTTGCGGTAAGGGATATAGATAGTGGTACGTGTTTATTTGTTACACCAACAACAACAGTTCCGGACTTTAATATTATAGATGCCGTAATAAGTGAAGTTAAACCAGTTTCTTGTTTTGGTGCTAGTGACGGTGAAATAGGTATAGTAGTTAACAACTACTCTGGCGCTTATAATTACGAAGTGTTTTTAGTAGATAATACAGGAGCAGAAGTAACTACAGGTGTTACAGGTTCTTTTGATACTACAGCACCAATAACAACACCAGAAATTATAACAGGTTTACCTGCGGGTAATTTAATTGTAAGAGTAGAGGCTTTACAAACTCCGTTTTGTGATACATCTAGTAATACAGCACCAGTAAGATCACCAGATAGGGCATTAACAACTATGGCAGAGCAGACTGCTTATGTTACTTGTGAGGTTCCTGGATTGGGAGAAATTACAGCAACAGCAGATGGTGGTTGGGGTACTTATGAGTATCAATTAGAGAAAGAAACAGCAACAGCAGGTACATACACTGTTGAGGTTGCTTATGGGACTTCTCCAATTTTTAGTGACCTATCGGAGGGTAATTATAGAGTTAGTACAAGAGACGATGGTGGTTGTATTGTTTTTGATGATATAACACTTAGTTTACCAGTTGCAATAAACTCAGATATAGAAATAGTACAACCTTTACTTTGTCCTGGAGCAAATGATGGTGTAATTAGAGCATTTAATGTAACAGGTGGTGAAGATTTAGATGGTGACGGTGAAGAGTATTTATTTCAATTAAATAGATTAGATAGTTCTGGTACAATTACAAACACAAGTGGATTACAAGAGTCTGCTACGTTCCCTAACTTACCAGCAGGTTTTTATACCATTACGGTTTTTGATGGGTGGAACTGTAGCTTTACAACACCACAAATATCAATAATAGATCCAGAACCAGTAGAGGCGGAGCTAGTGGAAATTACACCTCCTGGATGTGGAGATTTAGGAAGAATTGGTCTTAGTGTAACTAACCCAGTAGCCGGTATGGAGTATTTTTATAGAAGGTCAGGAACAACAGATGCTTTCGTTAGCTTTGGCGGTCCAGATGTGATATCAGTAGTTATTACTATTCCAGATATTGATGTAGATCCAGGACCATTCCAGTATGATGTTCAAAACGGAAACGGATGTCCAGAGCAACAATCTAATGAGGTTGGTTTGGATAAAGCACTTCCTTTGGTTGTAGCTTTAGATTTAGTTGATGCACAAATTAAGTGTCAAGGAGAAGCAACAGCAATTGTTAGATCAGAAGCATTTGGAGGAATAGGAAACTACAGGTATACTTTAGTTAATAACAATTTAGGAGGTGTGCCTACAGTACCAACCGCTGCAGATATAGTTAGTCCAGAACAAGAGTCTGGTGTATTTAGAAATTTATCACCAGGTACATATTATGTATATGCTACCAGTGGAGGTTGTTCTGCAATATCTGATATTATAGAAATAGAGCCAAAAACACCTTTAGAGGTATTAGTAGCTGAGTCTAACCCAGTTAGTTGTACAGGAGATTTTGATGGTAGTATTAGAATTGAAGCTATAGGTGGAACAGGGGAAATTAAGTTCTCTATCTCAGATACTTTAAGTGAATTTTTTGTTGGAGATGAAAATCCTAACACAATTACTTTCGAAGATTTAGCACCAGGTACATACTCTGTTTTAATACAAGATTCTGTAGGTTGTAGTATACTAAGAGAAATTATTGTAGAAGAACCAGAAGTACTTGTTGTAGCAGATGTAGACACTACACCAGAGTTGTGTATTAACGCATCAGACGGTACAGCTACCTTGTCTATAGATGGTGGAACTCCTTTTGTAGACCCGGTAACTGGAGTTGAGTATTATGAAACAAGTGTAAACTCATCAGACCCAGCAGATTTTGTTAGAAATGACAACTTGTTTTTTGATAACCTAGCAGGTGGAGAAACGTATGTTGTGTTTATTAGAGATGCTAATTTCTGTGATACTAATGCTATTATAAATATAGATTACGGGGTAGATTTAAGTGCAACACCAATTATTGAATACGGTTGTAGTGGTATATTCCCTTTTAGTACAGTAACTATAGATATGGCAGATAGTAGTGTTATGTCAGATTTAATGTTTTCTTTGGATGTAGATGATATTGCTTTGGCAACGACACAAAATGTATTTGGAGATTTAGCACCTGATACCACGCACACAGTATACATATATCATAGTAATGGTTGTTCTACTTCAGTAGACTTTACTTTAGATGCTTATGATCCGTTAACTTTATCAGCAATTAAAACTGGTCCTAATGAGATAACAGCTTTAGCCCAAGGTGGGTACGGAGGATATACATATTTCTTTCAAGGAATTTCACAAGGAGACAACACAATATATCAGTTAAATGAAGACGAAACAGTAACTGTACGTGTAGAGGATGCTCAAGGTTGTGTAGTTGAGGTTAAGTTAGAGTTTGAGTTTACTGGTAAAATAGAAATTCCTAATTTCTTTACACCAAATGGTGATAATGAAAATGATAGATGGGCACCTAAAAACAGAGAGTTTTTTCCAGACATAGAAATTATAATTTATGATAGGTATGGTAGAGTAGTAGCAAGGTTAGATGATGTTACTTCTTGGGATGGTACTTATGAAGGTAACGAGGTTCCTACTGGAGATTACTGGTATGTAGTTAATGCCAATGATAAAGAAAAACAACGTTATGTTGGTCACTTTACACTATATAGATAA